From Caloenas nicobarica isolate bCalNic1 chromosome 18, bCalNic1.hap1, whole genome shotgun sequence, a single genomic window includes:
- the ZNF750 gene encoding zinc finger protein 750: MSLLKERKPKKPHYIPRPPGKPFKYKCFQCPFTCNEKSHLFNHMKYGLCKNSITLVSEQDRVIKCPKTSSLEPKQINQLESTVKPTSSKSVTNGLSNLDSKPQYPFAKEDTKENVELQNQAPNTAIQGQKPAIQKELTPASTTESAISMQPLLDSIVRPSAFVPVGEHRDSKGPDTSEVSEIISVSNKSSPFHTKSAFHAPSHPWKAGSPFLPEFPHKVAPPKGFGSISPYMQPMIPEYSPHFYEHRLAIYTPYLLPGNSECESSALSVYGTQDQRHFLPHPGPLPKPINPSAYEHYRLFQQYHSTPPIPYGFCRPTDPPFYRFSHVAGINRDQNSHLMEETTLLYPASLSPSQQYPLSSHKKQADYEKEITLLHAKSHSKDDQNERENAKMSPLAGSAATGSPGRPSPTNFTQTSHTCEGLFDLSNKSSSTSLGKYDQPEENLTAFRPVRKSTDQPTLLQSVQTQQEREDSPTSINVTDEDPHTQNEGHNNEGSLSNTEDDTGIVPLNLSKKADTNTGPAHEHAYKTTSKTESQNFLELQDMPLNLSVKDSCNTGSLKTSFHSPSHENGAATSPNTENNTSRADACNPKNAINGACDKSSFTAHSNEAQDLRIIDSCDEQKQTAAVALCQLAAYSPSKARMDGEGQSPQDSNAACTEATLNSSETQDTQCNQKVKGQKRTNQKESAKSQQGTKRVRPNDCSRVFTLRKRTRVS, encoded by the exons atgagtctcCTCAAAGAACGTAAACCAAAGAAGCCTCATTACATCCCAAGACCACCAGGGAAGCCATTTAAGTACAAGTGCTTTCAGTGTCCTTTTACTTGCAATGAGAAATCCCATCTTTTTAACCATATGAAATATGGCCTCTGCAAAAACTCCATTACTTTAGTATCAGAGCAGGATCGCGTTATCAAGTGTCCGAAGACCAGTTCCTTGGAGCCCAAACAGATCAATCAGCTTGAATCTACAGTCAAACCAACTTCCTCTAAATCTGTCACAAACGGACTGTCAAATCTCGATTCAAAGCCTCAATATCCTTTCGCAAAAGAAGACACCAAGGAAAACGTTGAATTACAAAACCAGGCACCAAACACAGCAATTCAAGGACAAAAACCTGCGATTCAGAAGGAATTAACCCCGGCCAGTACAACAGAAAGCGCTATCAGCATGCAGCCCCTTTTGGACAGCATTGTGAGGCCCTCGGCTTTCGTTCCTGTAGGAGAACACAGAGACAGTAAAGGCCCAGACACTAGTGAAGTATCTGAAATTATATCAGTCTCTAACAAAAGCTCACCTTTCCACACTAAATCTGCATTTCATGCACCAAGTCACCCATGGAAAGCAGGttctcctttcctcccagaGTTCCCCCATAAAGTTGCACCTCCTAAAGGCTTTGGTTCCATTTCACCCTACATGCAACCGATGATTCCTGAGTACTCACCCCATTTTTATGAGCACAGGCTGGCTATCTACACACCTTACTTGCTTCCAGGTAATTCAGAGTGTGAGAGCTCTGCTCTGTCTGTCTACGGCACACAAGATCAAAGACACTTTCTTCCCCACCCTGGGCCACTTCCAAAACCCATAAATCCGTCAGCATATGAACACTATCGATTGTTTCAACAATACCATTCCACTCCTCCAATACCATATGGATTTTGTAGGCCAACAGATCCTCCATTTTACAGATTTTCACACGTAGCCGGTATTAACAGAGATCAAAATTCTCACCTCATGGAAGAAACCACCTTGCTATATCCAGCTTCTTTGAGCCCATCCCAACAATATCCTCTAAGTTCACATAAAAAACAAGCagattatgaaaaagaaattacattattGCATGCCAAAAGTCATTCCAAAGATGACCAAAATGAACGAGAAAATGCTAAAATGAGCCCTCTTGCAGGAAGTGCAGCAACAGGCTCCCCCGGCAGACCTAGCCCGACCAACTTCACTCAGACGAGCCACACATGCGAAGGCTTATTTGACCTCTCTAACAAGTCGTCTTCCACATCGCTTGGCAAGTATGATCAACCAGAAGAAAATTTGACAGCTTTCAGACCTGTGAGAAAAAGCACTGATCAACCAACTCTACTGCAAAGTGTGCAGACACAGCAAGAGAGGGAAGATTCACCTACCag CATTAACGTCACTGATGAAGATCCACATACACAGAACGAAGGCCATAACAATGAAGGCTCACTGTCCAACACGGAAGACGACACAGGGATAGTTCCCCTTAATCTTTCAAAAAAGGCTGACACAAACACAGGACCTGCTCATGAGCACGCATACAAAACCACATCCAAAACAGAAAGTCAGAACTTTCTAGAATTGCAAGACATGCCTCTGAACCTCTCGGTAAAAGATTCCTGTAACACAGGAAGCCTGAAAACGTCATTCCACAGTCCATCTCATGAGAATGGTGCTGCTACTTCTCCAAACACCGAAAACAACACCTCCCGGGCAGATGCATGTAACCCAAAGAACGCTATTAACGGTGCCTGCGACAAGTCGTCTTTCACGGCTCACAGCAACGAAGCTCAAGACTTAAGAATAATTGACAGCTGTGatgaacagaaacaaacagcagcCGTGGCTCTGTGTCAGCTGGCTGCATACAGCCCGAGCAAAGCCAGGATGGACGGCGAAGGGCAGAGTCCGCAGGACAGTAACGCTGCCTGTACAGAAGCCACTCTTAATTCTTCCGAGACTCAGGATACTCAGTGCAATCAAAAagtaaaaggacaaaaaaggaCAAATCAAAAAGAATCAGCAAAGTCCCAGCAAGGCACTAAAAGAGTCAGGCCAAATGACTGTAGCAGAGTCTTCACTTTAAGGAAGAGAACAAGAGTATCTTAA